The following proteins come from a genomic window of Aphelocoma coerulescens isolate FSJ_1873_10779 chromosome 18, UR_Acoe_1.0, whole genome shotgun sequence:
- the COG1 gene encoding conserved oligomeric Golgi complex subunit 1 isoform X2 encodes MAAAAPAARAGAGAGAGVGAGVGVGVGAVAAMAARGAEAEALFEAHTTAELRAAERRLRAGIEQKREELRQMVGERYRDLIEAADTIAEMRRSAERLLGAVRGLQRGGAARPGPASTARPPAHQSFYGAAAQLKLLLEVPEQLWGAVEGGRYLPAARLHLLGAHLRRQLQLDTPRARSSPILARFPILLRQVAAASHLRSTILQESKALLRCPTGSDQAVAEALCAIMLLEDSSPRQALADFLLARKLAIQQLLNQPHHGIKAQVCSLMELLTTTLYQAHAVFYTVPEGMAPDPALPCGLLFSTLESTTGQNPAGRGGVLEEDLKLSSWFKYLPESVVEFQPTLRTLAHPISQEYLRETLQQWITMCSDDIRTGVRTLLVYVKSMKGLAGIRDAVWELLSSESGNHNWEAVCRRLLDRPVSLWEELLQQLFLDRLQTLTKEGFDSISSSSKQLLALALQELEVKAGSCALSKQIQLEHNVALFLWSESPGDLPGDAAWVSVGQRGPFARSGLAMKAQALTPCVQSFCSTLDSKLKARLEDVLSYLPTDDSVPKEPAVPPRSAFDRFADAGTVQGLLREHCVACVQHLLGCVREQLQSAQSQLGSPGDARLNAVLFMARLCQALPELCPHLQRCVLGQAGGAELAPKEPRSAKKLGKGKAQEVSPELAKWQGVKAELLQQSLLAYQLWSSAVTKGLVQGFTHTLLLDTAGSVLATATNWDEIEIQEETESGSSVTSKIRLPVQPSWHVQCLLFSLCQEVNRVGGHTLPKVTLQELLRSCLAEVLAAYEKLVEQKQEKRPDSFPLTQSRALQLLYDLRYLSIILTAKSEDTKPSRIKQDSGIEKVIDFLEGHIDPFDLDVFTPHLNGNLNRLVQRTSVLFGLLTGTENQYTSRGSALSSQELHNILPLASSQIRFGLLPLSMSSSRKSKSTARSTERVQGQAAAPVLPREDEAARPGSLFRQLLTEDEDTVAPSLFKLGWLSGMTK; translated from the exons atggcggcggcggccccggcggcgcGGGCAGgggccggtgccggtgccggtgtcgGTGCAGGGGTCGGTGTCGGTGTCGGTGCCGTGGCGGCGATGGCGGCGCGCGGCGCCGAGGCCGAGGCGCTGTTCGAGGCCCACACGACGGCCGAGCTGcgggcggcggagcggcggcTGCGCGCCGGCATCGAGCAGAAGCGGGAGGAGCTGCGGCAGATGGTGGGCGAGCGCTACCGCGACCTCATCGAGGCGGCCGACACCATCGCCGAGATGCGGCGGAGCGCCGAGCGCCTGCTGGGCGCCGTGCGGGGGCTGCAGcgcggcggcgcggcccggcccggccccgccagcaCG GCTCGCCCCCCAGCTCACCAGAGTTTCTACGGGGCGGCGGCgcagctgaagctgctgctggaggttcCCGAGCAGCTCTGGGGGGCGGTGGAGGGGGGCCGGTACCTGCCCGCGGCCCGGCTCCACCTGCTCGGGGCCCACCTGCGCCggcagctccagctggacaCCCCCCGAGCCCGCTCCAGCCCCATCCTCGCCCGGTTCCCCATCCTGCTGCGACAAGTGGCGGCCGCCAGCCACCTCAG ATCCACCATCCTGCAGGAGAGCAAGGCCCTGCTGCGCTGCCCGACGGGCTCGGACCAGGCGGTGGCCGAAGCCCTGTGTGCCATCATGCTGCTGGAGGACAGCTCCCCACGCCAGGCCCTGGCCGACTTCCTGCTGGCCAGGAAACTGgccatccagcagctgctcaacCAGCCACACCACG GTATCAAAGCTCAGGTGTGTTCCCTGATGGAGCTGCTCACCACCACCCTGTACCAGGCCCACGCTGTCTTCTACACCGTGCCCGAGGGGATGGCCCCggatccagccctgccctgtggGTTGCTCTTCTCCACCCTGGAGAGCACCACGGGCCAGAACCCCGCAG GGAGAGGAGGGGTGCTGGAGGAGGATTTGAAGCTGAGCAGCTGGTTCAAGTACCTGCCTGAGTCCGTGGTGGAATTCCAGCCCACCCTGCGGACCCTGGCACACCCCATCAGCCAGGAGTACCTCAGAGAGACCCTGCAGCAGTGGATCACCAT GTGCAGCGATGACATCAGGACAGGGGTCAGGACCCTGCTGGTGTACGTGAAGAGCATGAAGGGGCTGGCAGGGATCCGTGACGCCGTGTGGGAGCTGCTGTCCAGCGAGTCCGGCAACCACAACTGGGAGGCCGTGTGCCGTCGCCTGCTGGACAGGCCCGTGTCCctctgggaggagctgctgcagcagctcttcctggacaggctgcag ACTCTGACCAAAGAAGGCTTCGACTCCATCTCAAGCAGCTccaagcagctgctggcttTAGCCTTGCAGGAGCTGGAAGTGAAAGCCGGCAGCTGTGCCCTGAGCAAGCAGATCCAGCTGGAACACAACGTGGCGCTGTTCCTGTGGTCGGAGAGCCCCGGGGACCTGCCCGGGGACGCGGCGTGGGTCAGCGTGGGGCAGCGCGGGCCCTTCGCCAGGAGCGGGCTGGCCATGAAGGCACAGGCGCTCACTCCGTGCGTGCAGAGCTTCTGCTCCACGCTGGACTCCAAGctgaaggccaggctggaggatgTCCTGTCCTACCTCCCCACGGATGACTCTGTCCCCAAGGAGCCCGCGGTGCCGCCGCGCTCTGCCTTCGACCGCTTCGCCGACGCCGGCACCGTGCAGGGGCTGCTCCGTGAGCACTGCGTCGCCTGCGTCCAGCACCTCCTGGGCTGCGTCCGGGAGCAGCTCCAGAGTGCCCAGAGCCAGCTGGGCTCCCCTGGGGATGCCAGGCTCAACGCCGTGCTCTTCATGGCGaggctgtgccaggccctgcccGAGCTGTGCCCGCACCTGCAGCGCTGTGTCCTGGGCCAGGCAGGCGGCGCAGAGTTGGCACCCAAGGAACCGCGCTCTGCCAAGAAGCTGGGCAAGGGCAAAGCCCAGGAAGTGTCCCCCGAGCTGGCCAAGTGGCAGGGGGTGAAGgcagagctcctgcagcagagcctgTTGGCTTATCAGCTCTGGAGCTCAGCTGTCACCAAA GGTCTGGTTCAGGGCTTCACCCACACGCTGCTGCTTGACACAGCTGGGTCTGTCCTGGCCACGGCCACCAACTGGGATGAGATTGAAATCCAGGAGGAAACCGAGTCTGGGAGCAGCGTGACGTCAAAGATCCGGCTGCCTGTGCAG CCCTCGTGGCACGTGCAGTGCCTCCTGTtcagcctgtgccaggaggtGAACAGGGTCGGTGGTCACACCCTGCCCAAGGTcaccctgcaggagctgctgaggagctgcctggcagaggtGCTCGCTGCCTATGAGAAGCTGGTGGAGCAGAAGCAGGAGAAG AGGCCAGACAGCTTCCCCCTGACCCAGAGCAGGGCTCTGCAGTTACTCTACGACCTGAGGTACCTCAGCATCATCCTGACAGCCAAGAGTGAGGACACAAAACCCAGCAGGATCAAGCAGGACTCTGG GATTGAGAAGGTCATTGACTTCCTGGAGGGACACATCGATCCCTTCGACCTGGATGTCTTCACGCCACACCTGAACGGGAACCTGAACCGCCTGGTGCAGAGAACCTCG GTTCTCTTTGGCCTGCTGACTGGGACAGAGAACCAGTACACGAGCAGGGGCAGCGCGCTGAGCTCGCAGGAGCTCCACAACATCCTGCCCTTAGCGTCCAGCCAGATCAG GTTTGGACTTCTGCCACTGAGCATGTCAAGCTCCCGGAAGAGCAAGTCCACTGCCAGGAGCACAGAAAGAGTCCAG
- the COG1 gene encoding conserved oligomeric Golgi complex subunit 1 isoform X3, with product MAAAAPAARAGAGAGAGVGAGVGVGVGAVAAMAARGAEAEALFEAHTTAELRAAERRLRAGIEQKREELRQMVGERYRDLIEAADTIAEMRRSAERLLGAVRGLQRGGAARPGPASTARPPAHQSFYGAAAQLKLLLEVPEQLWGAVEGGRYLPAARLHLLGAHLRRQLQLDTPRARSSPILARFPILLRQVAAASHLRSTILQESKALLRCPTGSDQAVAEALCAIMLLEDSSPRQALADFLLARKLAIQQLLNQPHHGAGIKAQVCSLMELLTTTLYQAHAVFYTVPEGMAPDPALPCGLLFSTLESTTGQNPAGRGGVLEEDLKLSSWFKYLPESVVEFQPTLRTLAHPISQEYLRETLQQWITMCSDDIRTGVRTLLVYVKSMKGLAGIRDAVWELLSSESGNHNWEAVCRRLLDRPVSLWEELLQQLFLDRLQTLTKEGFDSISSSSKQLLALALQELEVKAGSCALSKQIQLEHNVALFLWSESPGDLPGDAAWVSVGQRGPFARSGLAMKAQALTPCVQSFCSTLDSKLKARLEDVLSYLPTDDSVPKEPAVPPRSAFDRFADAGTVQGLLREHCVACVQHLLGCVREQLQSAQSQLGSPGDARLNAVLFMARLCQALPELCPHLQRCVLGQAGGAELAPKEPRSAKKLGKGKAQEVSPELAKWQGVKAELLQQSLLAYQLWSSAVTKGLVQGFTHTLLLDTAGSVLATATNWDEIEIQEETESGSSVTSKIRLPVQPSWHVQCLLFSLCQEVNRVGGHTLPKVTLQELLRSCLAEVLAAYEKLVEQKQEKRPDSFPLTQSRALQLLYDLRYLSIILTAKSEDTKPSRIKQDSGIEKVIDFLEGHIDPFDLDVFTPHLNGNLNRLVQRTSVLFGLLTGTENQYTSRGSALSSQELHNILPLASSQIRFGLLPLSMSSSRKSKSTARSTERVQWDAAL from the exons atggcggcggcggccccggcggcgcGGGCAGgggccggtgccggtgccggtgtcgGTGCAGGGGTCGGTGTCGGTGTCGGTGCCGTGGCGGCGATGGCGGCGCGCGGCGCCGAGGCCGAGGCGCTGTTCGAGGCCCACACGACGGCCGAGCTGcgggcggcggagcggcggcTGCGCGCCGGCATCGAGCAGAAGCGGGAGGAGCTGCGGCAGATGGTGGGCGAGCGCTACCGCGACCTCATCGAGGCGGCCGACACCATCGCCGAGATGCGGCGGAGCGCCGAGCGCCTGCTGGGCGCCGTGCGGGGGCTGCAGcgcggcggcgcggcccggcccggccccgccagcaCG GCTCGCCCCCCAGCTCACCAGAGTTTCTACGGGGCGGCGGCgcagctgaagctgctgctggaggttcCCGAGCAGCTCTGGGGGGCGGTGGAGGGGGGCCGGTACCTGCCCGCGGCCCGGCTCCACCTGCTCGGGGCCCACCTGCGCCggcagctccagctggacaCCCCCCGAGCCCGCTCCAGCCCCATCCTCGCCCGGTTCCCCATCCTGCTGCGACAAGTGGCGGCCGCCAGCCACCTCAG ATCCACCATCCTGCAGGAGAGCAAGGCCCTGCTGCGCTGCCCGACGGGCTCGGACCAGGCGGTGGCCGAAGCCCTGTGTGCCATCATGCTGCTGGAGGACAGCTCCCCACGCCAGGCCCTGGCCGACTTCCTGCTGGCCAGGAAACTGgccatccagcagctgctcaacCAGCCACACCACG GTGCAGGTATCAAAGCTCAGGTGTGTTCCCTGATGGAGCTGCTCACCACCACCCTGTACCAGGCCCACGCTGTCTTCTACACCGTGCCCGAGGGGATGGCCCCggatccagccctgccctgtggGTTGCTCTTCTCCACCCTGGAGAGCACCACGGGCCAGAACCCCGCAG GGAGAGGAGGGGTGCTGGAGGAGGATTTGAAGCTGAGCAGCTGGTTCAAGTACCTGCCTGAGTCCGTGGTGGAATTCCAGCCCACCCTGCGGACCCTGGCACACCCCATCAGCCAGGAGTACCTCAGAGAGACCCTGCAGCAGTGGATCACCAT GTGCAGCGATGACATCAGGACAGGGGTCAGGACCCTGCTGGTGTACGTGAAGAGCATGAAGGGGCTGGCAGGGATCCGTGACGCCGTGTGGGAGCTGCTGTCCAGCGAGTCCGGCAACCACAACTGGGAGGCCGTGTGCCGTCGCCTGCTGGACAGGCCCGTGTCCctctgggaggagctgctgcagcagctcttcctggacaggctgcag ACTCTGACCAAAGAAGGCTTCGACTCCATCTCAAGCAGCTccaagcagctgctggcttTAGCCTTGCAGGAGCTGGAAGTGAAAGCCGGCAGCTGTGCCCTGAGCAAGCAGATCCAGCTGGAACACAACGTGGCGCTGTTCCTGTGGTCGGAGAGCCCCGGGGACCTGCCCGGGGACGCGGCGTGGGTCAGCGTGGGGCAGCGCGGGCCCTTCGCCAGGAGCGGGCTGGCCATGAAGGCACAGGCGCTCACTCCGTGCGTGCAGAGCTTCTGCTCCACGCTGGACTCCAAGctgaaggccaggctggaggatgTCCTGTCCTACCTCCCCACGGATGACTCTGTCCCCAAGGAGCCCGCGGTGCCGCCGCGCTCTGCCTTCGACCGCTTCGCCGACGCCGGCACCGTGCAGGGGCTGCTCCGTGAGCACTGCGTCGCCTGCGTCCAGCACCTCCTGGGCTGCGTCCGGGAGCAGCTCCAGAGTGCCCAGAGCCAGCTGGGCTCCCCTGGGGATGCCAGGCTCAACGCCGTGCTCTTCATGGCGaggctgtgccaggccctgcccGAGCTGTGCCCGCACCTGCAGCGCTGTGTCCTGGGCCAGGCAGGCGGCGCAGAGTTGGCACCCAAGGAACCGCGCTCTGCCAAGAAGCTGGGCAAGGGCAAAGCCCAGGAAGTGTCCCCCGAGCTGGCCAAGTGGCAGGGGGTGAAGgcagagctcctgcagcagagcctgTTGGCTTATCAGCTCTGGAGCTCAGCTGTCACCAAA GGTCTGGTTCAGGGCTTCACCCACACGCTGCTGCTTGACACAGCTGGGTCTGTCCTGGCCACGGCCACCAACTGGGATGAGATTGAAATCCAGGAGGAAACCGAGTCTGGGAGCAGCGTGACGTCAAAGATCCGGCTGCCTGTGCAG CCCTCGTGGCACGTGCAGTGCCTCCTGTtcagcctgtgccaggaggtGAACAGGGTCGGTGGTCACACCCTGCCCAAGGTcaccctgcaggagctgctgaggagctgcctggcagaggtGCTCGCTGCCTATGAGAAGCTGGTGGAGCAGAAGCAGGAGAAG AGGCCAGACAGCTTCCCCCTGACCCAGAGCAGGGCTCTGCAGTTACTCTACGACCTGAGGTACCTCAGCATCATCCTGACAGCCAAGAGTGAGGACACAAAACCCAGCAGGATCAAGCAGGACTCTGG GATTGAGAAGGTCATTGACTTCCTGGAGGGACACATCGATCCCTTCGACCTGGATGTCTTCACGCCACACCTGAACGGGAACCTGAACCGCCTGGTGCAGAGAACCTCG GTTCTCTTTGGCCTGCTGACTGGGACAGAGAACCAGTACACGAGCAGGGGCAGCGCGCTGAGCTCGCAGGAGCTCCACAACATCCTGCCCTTAGCGTCCAGCCAGATCAG GTTTGGACTTCTGCCACTGAGCATGTCAAGCTCCCGGAAGAGCAAGTCCACTGCCAGGAGCACAGAAAGAGTCCAG
- the COG1 gene encoding conserved oligomeric Golgi complex subunit 1 isoform X1 codes for MAAPPRGDARKRPPLPVAKMAAAAPAARAGAGAGAGVGAGVGVGVGAVAAMAARGAEAEALFEAHTTAELRAAERRLRAGIEQKREELRQMVGERYRDLIEAADTIAEMRRSAERLLGAVRGLQRGGAARPGPASTARPPAHQSFYGAAAQLKLLLEVPEQLWGAVEGGRYLPAARLHLLGAHLRRQLQLDTPRARSSPILARFPILLRQVAAASHLRSTILQESKALLRCPTGSDQAVAEALCAIMLLEDSSPRQALADFLLARKLAIQQLLNQPHHGAGIKAQVCSLMELLTTTLYQAHAVFYTVPEGMAPDPALPCGLLFSTLESTTGQNPAGRGGVLEEDLKLSSWFKYLPESVVEFQPTLRTLAHPISQEYLRETLQQWITMCSDDIRTGVRTLLVYVKSMKGLAGIRDAVWELLSSESGNHNWEAVCRRLLDRPVSLWEELLQQLFLDRLQTLTKEGFDSISSSSKQLLALALQELEVKAGSCALSKQIQLEHNVALFLWSESPGDLPGDAAWVSVGQRGPFARSGLAMKAQALTPCVQSFCSTLDSKLKARLEDVLSYLPTDDSVPKEPAVPPRSAFDRFADAGTVQGLLREHCVACVQHLLGCVREQLQSAQSQLGSPGDARLNAVLFMARLCQALPELCPHLQRCVLGQAGGAELAPKEPRSAKKLGKGKAQEVSPELAKWQGVKAELLQQSLLAYQLWSSAVTKGLVQGFTHTLLLDTAGSVLATATNWDEIEIQEETESGSSVTSKIRLPVQPSWHVQCLLFSLCQEVNRVGGHTLPKVTLQELLRSCLAEVLAAYEKLVEQKQEKRPDSFPLTQSRALQLLYDLRYLSIILTAKSEDTKPSRIKQDSGIEKVIDFLEGHIDPFDLDVFTPHLNGNLNRLVQRTSVLFGLLTGTENQYTSRGSALSSQELHNILPLASSQIRFGLLPLSMSSSRKSKSTARSTERVQGQAAAPVLPREDEAARPGSLFRQLLTEDEDTVAPSLFKLGWLSGMTK; via the exons ATGGCGGCGCCGCCCCGCGGAGACGCCCGGAAGCGCCCTCCCCTTCCCGtggccaagatggcggcggcggccccggcggcgcGGGCAGgggccggtgccggtgccggtgtcgGTGCAGGGGTCGGTGTCGGTGTCGGTGCCGTGGCGGCGATGGCGGCGCGCGGCGCCGAGGCCGAGGCGCTGTTCGAGGCCCACACGACGGCCGAGCTGcgggcggcggagcggcggcTGCGCGCCGGCATCGAGCAGAAGCGGGAGGAGCTGCGGCAGATGGTGGGCGAGCGCTACCGCGACCTCATCGAGGCGGCCGACACCATCGCCGAGATGCGGCGGAGCGCCGAGCGCCTGCTGGGCGCCGTGCGGGGGCTGCAGcgcggcggcgcggcccggcccggccccgccagcaCG GCTCGCCCCCCAGCTCACCAGAGTTTCTACGGGGCGGCGGCgcagctgaagctgctgctggaggttcCCGAGCAGCTCTGGGGGGCGGTGGAGGGGGGCCGGTACCTGCCCGCGGCCCGGCTCCACCTGCTCGGGGCCCACCTGCGCCggcagctccagctggacaCCCCCCGAGCCCGCTCCAGCCCCATCCTCGCCCGGTTCCCCATCCTGCTGCGACAAGTGGCGGCCGCCAGCCACCTCAG ATCCACCATCCTGCAGGAGAGCAAGGCCCTGCTGCGCTGCCCGACGGGCTCGGACCAGGCGGTGGCCGAAGCCCTGTGTGCCATCATGCTGCTGGAGGACAGCTCCCCACGCCAGGCCCTGGCCGACTTCCTGCTGGCCAGGAAACTGgccatccagcagctgctcaacCAGCCACACCACG GTGCAGGTATCAAAGCTCAGGTGTGTTCCCTGATGGAGCTGCTCACCACCACCCTGTACCAGGCCCACGCTGTCTTCTACACCGTGCCCGAGGGGATGGCCCCggatccagccctgccctgtggGTTGCTCTTCTCCACCCTGGAGAGCACCACGGGCCAGAACCCCGCAG GGAGAGGAGGGGTGCTGGAGGAGGATTTGAAGCTGAGCAGCTGGTTCAAGTACCTGCCTGAGTCCGTGGTGGAATTCCAGCCCACCCTGCGGACCCTGGCACACCCCATCAGCCAGGAGTACCTCAGAGAGACCCTGCAGCAGTGGATCACCAT GTGCAGCGATGACATCAGGACAGGGGTCAGGACCCTGCTGGTGTACGTGAAGAGCATGAAGGGGCTGGCAGGGATCCGTGACGCCGTGTGGGAGCTGCTGTCCAGCGAGTCCGGCAACCACAACTGGGAGGCCGTGTGCCGTCGCCTGCTGGACAGGCCCGTGTCCctctgggaggagctgctgcagcagctcttcctggacaggctgcag ACTCTGACCAAAGAAGGCTTCGACTCCATCTCAAGCAGCTccaagcagctgctggcttTAGCCTTGCAGGAGCTGGAAGTGAAAGCCGGCAGCTGTGCCCTGAGCAAGCAGATCCAGCTGGAACACAACGTGGCGCTGTTCCTGTGGTCGGAGAGCCCCGGGGACCTGCCCGGGGACGCGGCGTGGGTCAGCGTGGGGCAGCGCGGGCCCTTCGCCAGGAGCGGGCTGGCCATGAAGGCACAGGCGCTCACTCCGTGCGTGCAGAGCTTCTGCTCCACGCTGGACTCCAAGctgaaggccaggctggaggatgTCCTGTCCTACCTCCCCACGGATGACTCTGTCCCCAAGGAGCCCGCGGTGCCGCCGCGCTCTGCCTTCGACCGCTTCGCCGACGCCGGCACCGTGCAGGGGCTGCTCCGTGAGCACTGCGTCGCCTGCGTCCAGCACCTCCTGGGCTGCGTCCGGGAGCAGCTCCAGAGTGCCCAGAGCCAGCTGGGCTCCCCTGGGGATGCCAGGCTCAACGCCGTGCTCTTCATGGCGaggctgtgccaggccctgcccGAGCTGTGCCCGCACCTGCAGCGCTGTGTCCTGGGCCAGGCAGGCGGCGCAGAGTTGGCACCCAAGGAACCGCGCTCTGCCAAGAAGCTGGGCAAGGGCAAAGCCCAGGAAGTGTCCCCCGAGCTGGCCAAGTGGCAGGGGGTGAAGgcagagctcctgcagcagagcctgTTGGCTTATCAGCTCTGGAGCTCAGCTGTCACCAAA GGTCTGGTTCAGGGCTTCACCCACACGCTGCTGCTTGACACAGCTGGGTCTGTCCTGGCCACGGCCACCAACTGGGATGAGATTGAAATCCAGGAGGAAACCGAGTCTGGGAGCAGCGTGACGTCAAAGATCCGGCTGCCTGTGCAG CCCTCGTGGCACGTGCAGTGCCTCCTGTtcagcctgtgccaggaggtGAACAGGGTCGGTGGTCACACCCTGCCCAAGGTcaccctgcaggagctgctgaggagctgcctggcagaggtGCTCGCTGCCTATGAGAAGCTGGTGGAGCAGAAGCAGGAGAAG AGGCCAGACAGCTTCCCCCTGACCCAGAGCAGGGCTCTGCAGTTACTCTACGACCTGAGGTACCTCAGCATCATCCTGACAGCCAAGAGTGAGGACACAAAACCCAGCAGGATCAAGCAGGACTCTGG GATTGAGAAGGTCATTGACTTCCTGGAGGGACACATCGATCCCTTCGACCTGGATGTCTTCACGCCACACCTGAACGGGAACCTGAACCGCCTGGTGCAGAGAACCTCG GTTCTCTTTGGCCTGCTGACTGGGACAGAGAACCAGTACACGAGCAGGGGCAGCGCGCTGAGCTCGCAGGAGCTCCACAACATCCTGCCCTTAGCGTCCAGCCAGATCAG GTTTGGACTTCTGCCACTGAGCATGTCAAGCTCCCGGAAGAGCAAGTCCACTGCCAGGAGCACAGAAAGAGTCCAG